A section of the Candidatus Desulfarcum epimagneticum genome encodes:
- a CDS encoding conserved hypothetical protein (Evidence 4 : Unknown function but conserved in other organisms) yields MIVHINPLNPQPRLIDKTVEILKKGGVIVYPTDTYYGIGCDIMNKKAIEKIYRMKNRNKNKPFSFICSGLKNISHYAKVTNYAYKTMKRLLPGPYTFILEGSKLVPKIMLTKRKTAGIRVPDHPICMALVDALGNPIISTSAATPDGSAFLDPSLIQDYFGSRIDLTIDGGPAPGSPSSVISLHHDAPEIIRRGIGDVSLFE; encoded by the coding sequence ATGATTGTTCACATCAACCCCTTGAATCCACAGCCCCGGCTCATTGACAAGACCGTTGAAATCCTGAAAAAAGGCGGCGTCATCGTTTACCCCACCGACACCTATTACGGCATCGGATGCGATATCATGAACAAAAAGGCCATTGAAAAAATTTACAGAATGAAAAACAGGAACAAAAACAAACCGTTCAGTTTTATCTGCTCCGGTTTGAAAAATATCAGCCATTACGCCAAAGTGACCAATTACGCGTACAAAACCATGAAACGACTGCTGCCGGGCCCTTACACCTTTATACTCGAAGGCTCCAAGCTGGTGCCCAAAATCATGCTCACCAAACGAAAAACCGCAGGCATCCGGGTCCCGGATCACCCCATCTGCATGGCCCTGGTGGACGCCCTGGGCAACCCCATCATCTCCACCAGCGCCGCCACGCCCGACGGGTCGGCGTTTCTTGATCCGTCGCTCATACAGGATTATTTCGGCTCAAGAATCGATTTGACCATCGACGGGGGGCCGGCGCCCGGAAGCCCGTCCAGCGTCATTTCCCTTCACCATGACGCCCCGGAAATCATCCGCCGGGGCATCGGCGACGTCAGCCTGTTCGAATAA
- the dnaE gene encoding DNA polymerase III subunit alpha produces MTDAGKDFVHLHVHTQYSLLDGAIRIDALLKRLNAFGMRSAAITDHGSMFGIPEFYEKTTKAGIKPILGCECYVAPRSLEDKTPLDHKGMSHLVLLAENMEGYRNLCRLASVAQLKGFYYKPRIDKALLRENRKGLIGLSACLHGQIPRLILDGKMKEADQAALEYVDILGEDNFFLEIQNNGIDVQETVNQALCDMSQRLSVPLVASNDCHYLDREDVRAHDVLLCIQTGKTVDDRKRLKFGTDQLYLKSKEEMQNSFADFPQALENSVEIAGRCEVHFDSGKYHFPRFEDGTGKKVDELFEKKAREGFEKTLSKIRKTDPDIDEEAYRRRLSKEIDLIKDMGFPGYFLIVADFISHSRKKNIPVGPGRGSAAGSLVAYSLGITDLDPIKHGLIFERFLNPARKSMPDIDVDFCIEGREEVFRYVVERYSGESQDVEDARVAQIITFGKLKTRAVIRDVGRALGMPLGEVDAIAKMVPDDLGITLDGALKKEPRLKEVSRKNPAVKDLLKICATLEGLPRHASTHAAGVVISDKRLVEYLPLYKGKKGEIVTQFDMKHVEKIGLVKFDFLGLRNLTVIQNAINLIREQGGEPPDLDHLPMEDGKTYRLLESGDTTGVFQLESSGMKDLLTRLRPERFDDIVALVALYRPGPLESGMVNDFVKCKHGEKKALYLVPELEPILKETYGVIVYQEQVMKIAGELADYTMSEADDLRKAMGKKIPEIMASHRHRFVSGAGKKGISEDAARSIFDLIEKFGGYGFNKSHSAAYALISYQTAYLKAHFPLEFMAALLTSEMHSTDGVVKFIAECRDHDIPVLPPDINESGKRFRVADSKIRFGLLAVKNVGENAVDLILKAREEGNFSSLFDFCESVDLGKVNKRVMESLIKCGAFDSTGATRAGLMAVLDDAADHGQRVQKEKNDPQMTLFEIGGDPDINAPKMPELEEWDEKSLLSFEKEALGFYITGHPLNRRRALMDKFANVDSLSIREKESGKKVSMGGIIRSVKHIRTKKGDPMGFVSIEDLNGSAEAVVFSKLYAKVHEFLEEDAAVFVRGTTQKEEKSTKILADSIVLMDEAESVWTAGVHFTMNIDQVRENDLSRLRDLIRNHPGTCRGYLHLNSPGKYEVVLAFPESFCLDPGPVFSRQAKALLGPNAVSSVAREMGREDG; encoded by the coding sequence ATGACAGACGCCGGCAAAGATTTTGTTCATCTGCACGTCCACACGCAGTACAGCCTGCTGGACGGGGCCATTCGAATCGACGCGCTTTTAAAGCGTCTGAACGCCTTCGGCATGCGTTCGGCGGCCATCACCGATCATGGGTCCATGTTCGGGATCCCGGAGTTTTATGAAAAAACCACAAAGGCCGGGATCAAGCCCATACTGGGGTGCGAATGCTATGTGGCGCCCCGGTCCCTGGAAGACAAGACCCCCCTGGACCACAAGGGGATGTCCCACCTGGTTCTTCTGGCCGAAAACATGGAGGGATACCGGAACTTATGCCGCCTGGCCAGCGTGGCCCAGCTCAAAGGGTTTTATTACAAGCCCCGCATCGACAAGGCCCTTTTGAGGGAAAACCGAAAAGGCCTCATCGGCCTGTCCGCCTGCCTCCACGGCCAGATCCCCCGGCTGATCCTGGACGGCAAAATGAAGGAGGCCGATCAGGCGGCCCTGGAGTATGTGGATATCCTTGGGGAAGACAACTTCTTTCTCGAGATTCAGAACAACGGCATCGATGTCCAGGAAACGGTGAACCAGGCCCTTTGCGACATGAGCCAAAGGCTGTCCGTGCCTCTTGTGGCCAGCAATGACTGCCATTACCTGGACCGGGAGGATGTCCGCGCCCATGATGTGCTTTTGTGCATCCAGACCGGCAAGACCGTTGACGACCGAAAACGCCTCAAATTCGGCACCGACCAGCTTTATTTAAAATCCAAAGAAGAGATGCAAAACTCCTTCGCCGATTTTCCCCAGGCGCTGGAAAACTCCGTGGAGATCGCCGGGCGCTGCGAAGTCCACTTTGATTCCGGAAAATACCATTTTCCCCGGTTTGAGGACGGGACCGGCAAAAAGGTGGATGAGCTTTTTGAAAAAAAGGCCCGGGAAGGCTTTGAAAAGACGCTTTCCAAAATCAGGAAAACAGACCCGGACATTGACGAGGAAGCTTACCGCCGACGCCTTTCAAAGGAAATTGATCTCATTAAAGACATGGGATTTCCGGGCTATTTCCTCATTGTGGCGGATTTCATCTCCCACAGCCGGAAAAAAAATATCCCCGTGGGCCCCGGCCGTGGCTCCGCCGCGGGGAGCCTGGTGGCCTATTCCCTGGGGATCACCGACCTGGACCCCATCAAGCACGGCCTTATTTTCGAGCGTTTTCTCAACCCGGCCCGGAAAAGTATGCCGGATATTGACGTGGATTTCTGCATCGAGGGCCGGGAGGAGGTTTTCCGGTATGTCGTGGAGCGCTACAGCGGCGAGTCCCAGGACGTGGAGGACGCCCGGGTGGCCCAGATCATCACCTTCGGAAAGCTCAAAACCCGGGCCGTGATCCGGGATGTGGGCCGGGCGCTGGGCATGCCCCTGGGGGAGGTGGACGCCATCGCCAAGATGGTTCCCGACGATCTGGGCATCACCCTGGACGGGGCGTTGAAAAAGGAGCCCCGGCTCAAAGAGGTTTCCAGGAAAAATCCGGCCGTGAAAGATCTGCTGAAAATCTGCGCCACCCTGGAGGGCCTTCCCCGGCACGCCTCCACCCACGCCGCGGGCGTGGTGATATCCGACAAGCGGCTGGTGGAGTATCTCCCCCTGTACAAAGGCAAAAAGGGCGAGATCGTGACCCAGTTCGACATGAAGCATGTGGAAAAGATCGGGCTGGTCAAATTTGATTTTTTGGGCCTTCGCAACCTCACCGTCATTCAAAACGCCATCAATCTCATCCGGGAGCAGGGCGGCGAGCCGCCTGATTTGGATCATCTGCCCATGGAGGACGGGAAAACCTATCGCCTCCTGGAGTCCGGGGACACCACCGGGGTGTTCCAGCTTGAAAGCTCGGGAATGAAGGACCTTCTCACCCGCCTGCGGCCCGAGCGCTTTGACGACATCGTGGCCCTGGTGGCCCTGTATCGCCCGGGACCTCTTGAAAGCGGCATGGTGAACGATTTCGTGAAATGCAAGCACGGGGAGAAAAAAGCCCTGTACCTGGTTCCCGAGCTTGAGCCCATTCTCAAAGAAACCTACGGCGTCATCGTGTACCAGGAGCAGGTGATGAAAATCGCCGGCGAGCTGGCGGATTACACCATGTCCGAAGCCGACGATCTCAGGAAGGCCATGGGAAAGAAAATTCCCGAAATCATGGCCTCCCACCGCCATCGCTTTGTGTCCGGGGCCGGAAAAAAGGGAATTTCCGAAGACGCCGCCCGAAGCATTTTCGATCTCATTGAAAAATTCGGGGGATACGGTTTCAACAAATCCCACAGCGCCGCTTACGCCCTGATCTCCTACCAGACCGCCTATCTGAAGGCCCATTTCCCGCTGGAATTCATGGCCGCGCTGCTCACCAGCGAGATGCATTCCACCGACGGGGTGGTCAAATTCATCGCCGAATGCCGGGACCATGACATCCCCGTTCTGCCGCCGGACATCAACGAAAGCGGCAAACGTTTCAGGGTGGCGGATTCAAAAATCCGATTCGGCCTTCTGGCCGTGAAGAATGTGGGGGAGAACGCCGTGGACCTGATTCTCAAGGCCCGGGAAGAGGGGAATTTCTCGTCTCTTTTTGATTTCTGCGAGAGTGTGGACTTGGGAAAGGTCAACAAACGGGTCATGGAAAGCCTCATCAAATGCGGGGCCTTTGATTCCACCGGCGCCACGCGGGCCGGCCTCATGGCGGTCCTGGACGACGCGGCGGACCATGGCCAGCGGGTTCAAAAAGAAAAAAACGACCCCCAGATGACCCTGTTTGAGATCGGCGGCGACCCGGACATCAACGCCCCGAAGATGCCTGAGCTTGAGGAATGGGATGAAAAAAGCCTCCTGTCCTTTGAAAAGGAGGCCCTGGGCTTTTACATCACCGGGCATCCTTTGAACCGCCGGCGGGCGCTTATGGACAAGTTCGCCAACGTGGACTCCCTTTCCATCCGGGAGAAAGAAAGCGGGAAAAAGGTGTCCATGGGCGGGATCATCCGGAGCGTGAAACACATCCGCACCAAAAAAGGAGACCCCATGGGCTTTGTCTCCATTGAAGACCTCAACGGATCGGCGGAGGCGGTGGTGTTTTCAAAGCTGTACGCGAAGGTCCACGAGTTTCTGGAAGAAGACGCGGCGGTTTTTGTCCGGGGAACCACCCAAAAGGAGGAAAAATCCACCAAGATACTGGCGGATTCGATTGTGTTGATGGACGAGGCCGAGTCGGTCTGGACGGCCGGCGTGCATTTCACCATGAATATTGACCAGGTCCGGGAAAACGATCTTTCCCGGCTTCGGGATCTCATTCGAAACCATCCCGGGACCTGCCGGGGATACCTGCATCTCAACAGCCCGGGAAAATATGAGGTGGTCCTGGCGTTTCCTGAGAGCTTTTGCCTGGACCCGGGGCCGGTTTTTTCCCGGCAGGCCAAAGCGCTCCTGGGGCCAAACGCAGTGAGTTCCGTGGCCCGGGAGATGGGGAGGGAAGATGGCTGA
- a CDS encoding Mannose-1-phosphate guanylyltransferase (fragment) yields the protein MAEPLSEMDAQETKSYAILLAGGSGSRLWPVSRQRYPKQLARFAGRDSMIQSVIKRVAPAIDFSRIKVVCGAEHCHDISRHMEEAGISPEGKIYVEPCGRNTAPAILLGALHILSEEKDAICCVFPADHVIKDEARFNQKLQAAIRLASQGHMVTFGIRPHYPETGYGYIEGGEKVLDGALSIKRFVEKPPRETAEAYIEAGNFFWNSGMFAFKASVLIEEMNTHLPGLVRDMRAMLSKGGEIPLEDYRRLPDISIDHAIMEKTRRGVALPADFGWSDIGTWKSLYDFLPKDENQNVISGDVVARNARGCLIMGHKRLVVANHLTDMVIVETPDSIFVSDLKNSREVKSVVEDLKKEGRAECRRHVPEYHSGEDGPALTKKMS from the coding sequence ATGGCTGAGCCGTTGTCCGAAATGGATGCTCAGGAAACAAAATCCTACGCCATACTGCTGGCCGGCGGGTCCGGCTCCCGGCTCTGGCCGGTTTCCAGGCAGCGTTATCCCAAACAGCTGGCCCGGTTCGCCGGCAGGGACTCCATGATTCAAAGCGTCATCAAACGCGTGGCGCCGGCCATTGATTTTTCCAGGATCAAGGTGGTCTGCGGCGCCGAGCACTGCCATGACATTTCGCGCCACATGGAGGAGGCCGGGATTTCGCCCGAGGGAAAAATCTATGTGGAGCCCTGCGGCCGGAACACCGCCCCGGCCATTCTTTTGGGAGCGCTTCACATCCTGTCCGAGGAAAAGGACGCCATCTGCTGCGTGTTTCCGGCGGACCATGTGATCAAAGACGAGGCGCGCTTCAACCAAAAGCTTCAGGCCGCCATCCGGCTGGCCTCCCAGGGCCACATGGTGACCTTCGGGATCCGCCCCCATTACCCGGAAACCGGCTACGGCTACATTGAGGGAGGTGAAAAGGTTTTAGACGGCGCCCTTTCCATTAAGCGTTTCGTGGAAAAGCCCCCCCGGGAAACCGCCGAGGCATATATCGAGGCTGGAAATTTTTTCTGGAACAGCGGCATGTTCGCCTTCAAAGCCTCTGTTCTCATCGAAGAGATGAATACCCACCTCCCCGGGCTTGTCAGGGACATGCGCGCCATGCTCTCCAAGGGCGGGGAAATCCCCCTGGAGGACTACCGGCGCCTGCCCGACATCTCCATCGACCACGCCATCATGGAAAAAACCCGAAGGGGCGTGGCGCTGCCTGCGGATTTCGGCTGGAGCGACATCGGGACATGGAAGTCCCTTTATGATTTTTTGCCCAAGGACGAAAACCAAAACGTCATCTCCGGAGACGTGGTGGCCCGGAACGCCAGGGGATGCCTGATCATGGGGCACAAGCGCCTGGTGGTGGCCAATCATCTGACGGACATGGTCATTGTGGAGACCCCGGATTCGATTTTTGTCTCTGATCTGAAAAACAGCCGGGAGGTGAAGTCCGTGGTGGAAGATTTAAAAAAAGAGGGACGGGCGGAATGCCGCCGCCATGTCCCAGAATACCATTCCGGGGAGGATGGCCCTGCTTTGACAAAAAAAATGTCCTGA
- the guaB gene encoding IMP dehydrogenase (Evidence 2a : Function from experimental evidences in other organisms; PubMedId : 2860637, 2998937, 2904262, 9298646, 9600841, 9629924; Product type e : enzyme) has translation MPKIFREKAYSFDDVLLLPNYSDTLPKDIDTKTRLTRNIRLNIPIVSAAMDTVTEAGSAITMARSGGMGFIHRNMSVKSQVKEILKVKKSESAVIRDPITTRPERKIGEVKQLMARYKISGVPVVTDGDRLAGIVTNRDLRFETDVDKKVSEVMTRNGLVTLSEESIPFERPKEKLHKHKIEKLPVVDQKGRLTGLITIKDIQKKKKHPHACKDDVGRLRVGAAVGVGEDMLGRVSELIGAEADVILIDTSHGHSKNVIDAVRKIKAAFGNCELIAGNVGTEEGARALAEAGVDAIKIGIGPGSICTTRIIAGVGIPQMTAILNCLEVSRETGIPIIADGGIKYSGDITKALGAGAHSVMIGGLFAGTDESPGEFVLFQGRRYKIYRGMGSLEAMKKGSRDRYYQGESVEDDKLVPEGIVGRVPYRGSLEGAVYQLIGGLKAGMGYLGCVDIEDLRQNARFIEISAAGMKESHVHDVVITKEAPNYRLD, from the coding sequence ATGCCTAAAATATTCCGGGAAAAAGCGTACTCGTTTGATGATGTGCTGCTGCTTCCCAATTATTCCGACACGCTGCCCAAAGATATTGACACCAAAACGCGCCTGACGCGCAATATCCGGTTGAACATTCCCATCGTCAGCGCCGCCATGGACACCGTCACAGAGGCGGGGTCCGCCATCACCATGGCGCGATCCGGGGGAATGGGATTCATCCACCGGAACATGAGCGTGAAAAGCCAGGTCAAAGAGATCCTGAAGGTCAAAAAATCGGAAAGCGCGGTGATCCGAGATCCCATCACCACCCGGCCGGAACGGAAAATAGGCGAAGTCAAACAGCTTATGGCCCGTTACAAGATATCCGGGGTCCCGGTGGTGACCGATGGAGACAGGCTGGCGGGAATCGTGACCAACCGGGATTTGCGCTTTGAGACGGATGTGGATAAAAAAGTGTCCGAGGTGATGACCCGGAACGGTTTGGTGACCCTTTCGGAAGAATCGATTCCTTTTGAAAGACCCAAAGAGAAACTGCACAAACATAAAATTGAAAAACTCCCGGTGGTGGATCAGAAAGGCCGGCTCACCGGGCTGATCACCATCAAGGACATTCAGAAAAAGAAGAAGCATCCCCATGCCTGCAAGGATGATGTGGGGCGCCTTCGGGTGGGGGCCGCCGTGGGGGTGGGGGAGGACATGCTCGGGCGGGTGAGCGAGCTGATCGGCGCGGAAGCCGATGTGATTTTGATCGACACTTCCCATGGTCATTCGAAAAATGTGATTGACGCGGTGAGAAAAATAAAGGCCGCTTTTGGCAACTGCGAGCTGATCGCCGGAAACGTGGGGACCGAAGAGGGCGCCCGGGCGCTGGCGGAAGCCGGGGTGGACGCCATCAAAATTGGAATCGGGCCGGGCTCCATATGCACCACGAGAATCATCGCCGGCGTCGGGATTCCCCAGATGACGGCCATATTAAACTGCCTGGAGGTGTCCCGCGAAACCGGGATTCCGATCATCGCCGACGGCGGAATCAAATATTCCGGCGACATCACCAAGGCGCTGGGAGCGGGCGCCCATTCGGTCATGATCGGCGGTCTGTTCGCCGGCACCGATGAAAGCCCCGGGGAGTTCGTTCTTTTCCAGGGGCGCCGGTATAAGATATACCGGGGCATGGGCTCTTTGGAGGCCATGAAAAAAGGAAGCCGGGACCGGTATTACCAGGGGGAAAGCGTGGAAGACGACAAGCTGGTGCCCGAGGGCATCGTGGGCCGGGTCCCCTACCGGGGCTCTTTGGAGGGCGCCGTTTATCAGCTCATCGGGGGCCTGAAGGCGGGTATGGGCTACCTGGGATGCGTTGACATTGAGGATTTGAGGCAAAACGCCCGTTTCATTGAGATCAGCGCGGCCGGAATGAAGGAAAGCCATGTCCACGACGTGGTGATCACCAAGGAGGCCCCCAATTACAGACTGGATTGA
- a CDS encoding Signal peptidase, translated as MFSRRHPFLFFMIVFAAIIMGGILGIRIVSALSPSDSGYHYPAGSGGEKIGVIEVSGVIAESRDIVFRLKRFREDDSIRAVVLRVDSPGGGAAPSQEICREVEKTAQKKKVVASMGAIATSGGYYIASSAHGIMANPGTITGSIGVIMGFMNYEELLKKIGLKSFVIKSGRYKDTGSPARPMRPGEKQILQDFSDSIHRQFIRAVARGRKMPVEKVEKISDGRIFSGLKAREIGLVDRMGNLEDAIQWAGEMSGAKGKITPIYPREDEDFFRRFLKMSAKEIAGRIMGEVAGAGNPRAGYLYLPPGE; from the coding sequence ATGTTTTCACGCAGACACCCGTTTCTTTTTTTCATGATTGTTTTCGCCGCCATCATCATGGGGGGAATCCTGGGCATTCGCATTGTCTCGGCCCTCTCTCCTTCGGATTCCGGGTATCACTATCCGGCGGGGTCGGGAGGGGAAAAAATCGGGGTCATTGAAGTGTCCGGGGTCATCGCGGAATCCAGGGACATTGTGTTTCGTTTGAAACGTTTCCGGGAGGATGACTCCATCCGGGCCGTCGTGCTTCGCGTCGATTCCCCCGGGGGAGGCGCGGCGCCGTCCCAGGAGATCTGCCGGGAGGTGGAAAAGACGGCCCAAAAGAAAAAAGTGGTGGCGTCCATGGGAGCCATCGCCACATCGGGGGGTTACTATATCGCCTCATCGGCCCACGGCATCATGGCCAACCCCGGCACCATCACGGGAAGCATCGGCGTGATAATGGGGTTTATGAACTATGAGGAGCTTTTGAAAAAAATCGGGCTGAAATCCTTTGTCATCAAAAGCGGGCGGTACAAAGACACAGGCTCCCCGGCCCGGCCCATGAGGCCCGGCGAGAAGCAGATTTTGCAGGATTTTTCCGACTCCATCCACCGGCAGTTTATCCGGGCCGTGGCCCGGGGGCGGAAGATGCCTGTGGAAAAGGTGGAAAAAATTTCCGACGGCCGGATATTCTCAGGACTCAAGGCCCGGGAGATCGGTCTGGTGGACCGGATGGGCAACCTGGAGGACGCCATCCAGTGGGCCGGGGAAATGAGCGGCGCAAAGGGGAAAATCACGCCCATTTATCCCCGGGAGGATGAGGATTTTTTCAGACGTTTTCTTAAAATGTCGGCAAAGGAAATCGCCGGCCGGATCATGGGCGAAGTCGCCGGGGCCGGGAATCCCCGGGCCGGATATCTCTATCTTCCCCCTGGGGAATGA
- a CDS encoding Alpha-1,3-rhamnosyl/mannosyltransferase has product MKILVNANPMAGILTGISRYLRNLYAALSDLDQGRIFYMWGNEVLGAMPPLADFARWEKMTATVWKLADPIVFGLRSLHLLRQERKLREICRNTFFDIYHETGFTPSKMTSSPTLYTMCDLSMRRYKETHPRERVLFFEYFLKRRFKYANHILTISEYIRQEIINELNVPPEMVSFVHLAADPVFGPVSAEKVKKVRDNYGLPESYLLFVSSLEPRKNIDLLMDALRAAKTDIPVVLAGWHAWGDKEWIKKAEMMKKTNPVYVLGHIPDHDLVALYNGAVALIYPSIYEGFGLPIVEAMSCGCPVICSNRSSMPEVAGDAAILIDPFDSEDLAQAIEQVSHDTRLRRNLARLGLNQAKRFSWEKSAAETLDVFKKVAKNK; this is encoded by the coding sequence GTGAAAATACTGGTTAACGCAAATCCCATGGCCGGCATTCTGACCGGCATATCGAGATACCTGCGCAATCTGTACGCCGCGTTGTCCGACCTGGATCAGGGGCGTATTTTTTATATGTGGGGCAATGAAGTCCTGGGCGCCATGCCCCCGCTTGCCGATTTTGCCAGATGGGAGAAAATGACCGCCACTGTATGGAAATTGGCCGATCCGATTGTCTTTGGCCTCCGCTCTCTTCACCTGTTGAGGCAAGAAAGAAAATTAAGAGAAATCTGTCGGAACACATTTTTTGATATTTATCATGAGACCGGCTTCACACCGTCAAAAATGACCTCTTCGCCCACCCTTTATACCATGTGTGATCTTTCCATGCGCCGATACAAAGAGACGCATCCCCGTGAAAGGGTCTTGTTCTTTGAGTATTTTCTCAAACGGCGTTTCAAGTATGCCAATCATATTTTGACGATTTCCGAATACATACGTCAGGAAATCATCAATGAACTCAACGTTCCCCCTGAAATGGTCAGCTTTGTTCATCTTGCGGCTGACCCTGTGTTCGGTCCGGTTTCAGCTGAAAAAGTAAAAAAGGTCAGGGATAACTATGGACTTCCTGAATCATATCTGCTGTTTGTAAGTTCTCTGGAGCCTCGGAAAAACATTGATCTTTTAATGGACGCCCTGCGCGCGGCCAAAACCGATATTCCAGTCGTTCTCGCCGGGTGGCATGCATGGGGAGATAAGGAATGGATCAAAAAAGCGGAAATGATGAAAAAGACGAACCCGGTGTATGTGCTCGGCCATATCCCCGACCATGACCTGGTCGCTCTCTACAACGGCGCCGTCGCTTTGATTTACCCAAGCATCTACGAGGGGTTTGGTCTGCCGATCGTCGAGGCCATGTCCTGCGGATGCCCGGTCATCTGTTCCAACAGATCGAGCATGCCGGAAGTGGCGGGAGACGCCGCCATCCTCATTGATCCCTTTGACAGCGAAGATTTGGCTCAAGCGATTGAGCAGGTCTCTCACGACACCCGGCTCCGCCGGAATCTGGCGCGCCTGGGTTTGAATCAGGCGAAACGTTTCTCATGGGAAAAAAGCGCTGCCGAAACGTTGGATGTTTTTAAAAAAGTGGCGAAAAATAAATAA